A stretch of the Agromyces larvae genome encodes the following:
- a CDS encoding SDR family oxidoreductase yields the protein MKVIVIGGTGLIGSKVVELLAEHGHEAVAASPNTGVNTVTGEGVAEALQGADVVVDVSNSPSFADDDVLAFFTASTRNLIEAERANGVAHHVALSIVGADLLPDSGYLRAKVAQERLITESGVPFTIVRATQFYEFVRRIADSTTGPDGVARVSTGIMQPIAAADVSTAVARAAAHEPVNGVIEIGGPERIAMDELIRRGLAAAGDTREVVSDPEAPYFGTVLRGAELAPASADAQLSTLTYDEWLAAQAAASTAAPTAARTAK from the coding sequence ATGAAGGTCATCGTCATCGGAGGCACCGGCCTCATCGGGTCCAAGGTCGTCGAACTGCTCGCCGAGCACGGCCACGAGGCCGTGGCCGCTTCGCCCAACACGGGCGTGAACACGGTCACGGGCGAGGGCGTCGCCGAGGCGCTGCAGGGCGCCGACGTCGTCGTGGATGTCTCGAACTCGCCGTCGTTCGCCGACGACGACGTGCTGGCGTTCTTCACCGCGTCGACCCGCAACCTCATCGAGGCCGAGCGGGCGAACGGTGTGGCGCACCACGTCGCGCTGTCGATCGTGGGCGCCGACCTGCTGCCCGACAGCGGCTACCTGCGGGCGAAGGTCGCGCAGGAGCGGCTCATCACCGAGTCGGGGGTGCCGTTCACGATCGTGCGCGCGACGCAGTTCTACGAGTTCGTGCGCCGCATCGCCGACTCGACGACCGGCCCCGACGGGGTCGCCCGGGTCTCGACCGGCATCATGCAGCCGATCGCGGCCGCGGATGTCTCGACCGCCGTCGCGCGCGCCGCCGCCCATGAGCCGGTGAACGGCGTCATCGAGATCGGCGGACCCGAGCGGATCGCGATGGACGAGCTGATCCGACGAGGACTCGCCGCCGCCGGCGACACCCGCGAGGTCGTCTCCGACCCCGAGGCGCCGTACTTCGGCACGGTGCTGCGCGGTGCCGAGCTGGCCCCGGCGAGCGCCGACGCGCAGCTGTCGACCCTCACGTAC
- a CDS encoding alpha/beta hydrolase, giving the protein MTEHVLEPAAQAIADATATPPFFAQLTPAEARKVLDDVQAAPVAKADVDERWVTVPAEVGDVRVRIVTPPGASARTEPLPTILYIHGGGWVLGNAGTHDRLVRDLATGVGAAVVFVEYDRSPEARYPVAIEQAYATARWILAHGEEYGLDASRLAVAGDSVGGNMSAAVAILAKQRGDVTFVHQSLYYPVTDAAQDTASYREFAEGPFLRADSMAWFWDNYLPDVATRAEITASPLRATLEELSGLPETLVIVDENDVLRDEGEAYARKLTEAGVRTTAVRVNGTVHDFMMLNPLRETAASTAAIELAVHVLRKAFAPSQIPALSGRSQ; this is encoded by the coding sequence ATGACCGAGCACGTGCTCGAACCCGCCGCCCAGGCGATCGCGGACGCCACCGCGACCCCGCCGTTCTTCGCCCAGCTGACCCCCGCCGAGGCCCGCAAGGTGCTCGACGACGTGCAGGCCGCGCCCGTCGCGAAAGCCGACGTCGACGAGCGCTGGGTCACCGTGCCCGCCGAGGTGGGCGACGTGCGGGTGCGCATCGTCACCCCGCCCGGAGCATCCGCTCGTACCGAGCCGCTCCCGACGATCCTGTACATCCACGGCGGCGGCTGGGTGCTCGGCAACGCCGGCACCCACGATCGGCTCGTGCGCGACCTCGCGACCGGGGTCGGCGCCGCCGTCGTGTTCGTCGAGTACGACCGCTCGCCCGAGGCGCGCTACCCCGTCGCGATCGAGCAGGCGTACGCCACGGCGCGCTGGATCCTCGCCCACGGCGAGGAGTACGGGCTGGATGCCTCGCGGCTCGCGGTCGCCGGCGACTCCGTCGGCGGCAACATGTCGGCCGCGGTCGCGATCCTCGCGAAGCAGCGCGGGGATGTCACGTTCGTGCACCAGTCGCTGTACTACCCGGTGACGGATGCCGCGCAGGACACGGCCAGCTACCGCGAGTTCGCCGAGGGGCCGTTCCTGCGCGCCGACAGCATGGCGTGGTTCTGGGACAACTACCTGCCGGATGTCGCGACCCGCGCCGAGATCACCGCGTCGCCGCTGCGCGCAACCCTCGAAGAGCTGTCGGGCCTGCCCGAGACGCTCGTGATCGTCGATGAGAACGACGTGCTGCGCGACGAGGGCGAGGCGTACGCGCGCAAGCTCACCGAGGCGGGTGTGCGCACCACGGCCGTGCGCGTGAACGGCACCGTGCACGACTTCATGATGCTGAACCCGCTGCGTGAGACGGCGGCCTCGACCGCCGCGATCGAGCTGGCGGTGCACGTGCTGCGGAAGGCGTTCGCTCCGTCACAGATCCCGGCTCTCTCCGGTCGGAGTCAGTGA